One region of Azoarcus sp. CIB genomic DNA includes:
- a CDS encoding GspE/PulE family protein, with protein MSISTTQGRPGAGGEVATRLAFFKGLQAITARIHASKDIDEIVSDLSSDLCALFAAERLSFFVVNASGSHLVARVKTGRGAAPGARLPIDESSIAGYVALTREALNLHDVYDAVELAAISPALRFRTISDNLAGVRTRQMLCAPIVDPNSDKLHGVIQVINPLSGADFSSVAKEGLLGLAQTLGVAFAQRSNAPAALRSRYDALIADGRIVAGEMDDAMRISRETGAHVEDVLVEKYGLSLPLIGDAAARFFNVAYEPFRSDRVKQMDLLRNIKREYVQQNQWLPLEETDEGVVLLTYDPEQVRVSRVAENVFPRKKLAYRVTTHCEFEQTVDNYFEPTIESGSVDDLLHDLMDDEQDGSVADDVSAAADNELVKLVNKIIIDAHRQGASDIHIEPRPGKEKTLIRFRKDGTLVPYIQIPASYRNPLVTRIKIMCDLDISERRRPQDGKIKFRKFAPLDIELRVATVPTAGGMEDVVMRLLANSEPLPLDKLGLSPHNLARLKSVIVKPYGLFFVCGPTGSGKTTTLHSILGHINTPETKIWTAEDPVEITQKGLRQVQVNRKAGLDFATMMRSFLRADPDVIMVGEMRDKETVSVGIEASLTGHLVFSTLHTNSAPESIVRLLDMGMDPFNFGDALLGVLAQRLTKRLCKCKEAYRPDDAEVQQILDEYCEDMVGTPDFQADPAAARAAVLARLKAEHGDADGQFTLYRPVGCTECNGGYRGRVGLHELMVASNEVKRLIQERARVAQLLALALAEGLRTLRQDGIEKVLAGVTDMEQVRRVCVR; from the coding sequence ATGTCCATCAGCACGACGCAAGGAAGACCCGGAGCCGGGGGAGAGGTCGCGACGCGGCTGGCCTTCTTCAAGGGCCTGCAGGCGATCACCGCCCGTATCCACGCGAGCAAGGATATCGACGAGATCGTGTCGGACTTGTCGTCTGATCTGTGCGCCCTGTTTGCGGCCGAGCGCCTGTCGTTTTTCGTCGTCAACGCAAGCGGCTCGCATTTGGTGGCCCGGGTCAAGACCGGCCGCGGAGCGGCGCCGGGCGCACGCCTGCCGATCGACGAGAGCAGCATTGCGGGTTACGTTGCGCTGACCCGCGAGGCGCTCAATCTGCATGACGTCTATGATGCCGTCGAGCTTGCCGCGATCTCGCCGGCGCTGCGTTTTCGCACCATCAGCGACAACCTTGCCGGGGTGCGCACGCGGCAGATGCTGTGCGCGCCGATCGTCGATCCGAACAGCGACAAGCTGCACGGCGTCATCCAGGTGATCAATCCGCTGAGTGGTGCCGATTTCTCGTCCGTCGCGAAGGAAGGCCTGCTGGGGCTGGCGCAGACGCTCGGCGTGGCCTTCGCGCAGCGCAGCAACGCGCCGGCAGCGCTGCGCTCGCGCTACGACGCGCTGATTGCCGACGGGCGCATCGTCGCGGGCGAGATGGATGACGCGATGCGTATCTCGCGCGAGACCGGGGCCCACGTCGAGGACGTGCTGGTGGAAAAATATGGTCTCAGCCTGCCGCTGATCGGCGATGCGGCCGCGCGCTTCTTCAACGTCGCGTACGAGCCGTTCCGCTCCGATCGCGTCAAGCAGATGGACCTGCTGCGCAACATCAAGCGCGAATACGTACAGCAGAACCAGTGGCTGCCGCTGGAGGAAACCGACGAGGGCGTCGTCCTGCTCACCTACGATCCCGAGCAGGTGCGCGTGTCGCGCGTTGCCGAGAACGTGTTCCCGCGGAAGAAGCTCGCTTACCGCGTGACGACGCACTGCGAGTTCGAGCAGACCGTCGACAATTATTTCGAGCCCACGATCGAGAGCGGTTCGGTCGATGACCTGCTGCACGACCTCATGGACGACGAGCAGGATGGCTCCGTCGCCGACGACGTCTCCGCGGCGGCCGACAACGAGCTCGTGAAGCTCGTGAACAAGATCATCATCGACGCGCACCGCCAGGGCGCCTCGGACATTCACATCGAGCCGCGGCCGGGCAAGGAAAAGACGCTGATCCGCTTCCGCAAGGACGGCACGCTCGTGCCCTACATCCAGATCCCGGCGAGCTACCGCAACCCGCTCGTCACGCGCATCAAGATCATGTGCGACCTCGACATCTCCGAGCGCCGCAGGCCGCAGGACGGCAAGATCAAGTTCCGCAAGTTCGCGCCGCTCGACATCGAGCTGCGCGTCGCCACGGTGCCGACCGCGGGCGGGATGGAAGACGTCGTGATGCGCCTGCTCGCCAACAGCGAACCGCTGCCGCTCGACAAGCTCGGGCTCAGTCCGCACAACCTCGCGCGCCTGAAATCGGTGATCGTGAAGCCCTACGGCCTGTTCTTCGTGTGCGGCCCGACCGGCTCGGGCAAGACGACGACGCTGCATTCCATCCTCGGGCACATCAACACGCCCGAGACCAAGATCTGGACCGCCGAGGATCCAGTCGAAATTACGCAGAAGGGCCTGCGCCAGGTGCAGGTGAACCGCAAGGCGGGGCTGGATTTCGCGACGATGATGCGCTCCTTCCTGCGTGCCGACCCGGACGTGATCATGGTCGGCGAAATGCGCGACAAGGAGACCGTCTCGGTCGGCATCGAGGCTTCGCTCACCGGCCACCTCGTGTTCTCGACGCTGCACACGAACAGCGCGCCGGAATCGATCGTGCGCCTGCTCGACATGGGCATGGATCCGTTCAATTTCGGCGACGCGCTGCTCGGCGTGCTCGCGCAGCGCCTCACCAAGCGCCTGTGCAAGTGCAAGGAGGCCTATCGGCCGGACGACGCCGAGGTGCAGCAGATCCTCGACGAGTACTGCGAGGACATGGTGGGGACGCCGGATTTTCAGGCCGATCCGGCGGCGGCGCGCGCGGCGGTGCTGGCCCGGCTGAAGGCCGAGCATGGCGATGCCGACGGCCAATTCACGCTGTACCGCCCGGTGGGCTGCACCGAGTGCAACGGCGGCTATCGCGGGCGCGTCGGCCTGCACGAGCTGATGGTCGCCTCGAACGAGGTCAAGCGACTGATCCAGGAGCGCGCGCGCGTCGCGCAGTTGCTGGCGCTCGCGCTTGCGGAAGGCCTGCGCACGCTGCGCCAGGACGGCATCGAGAAGGTCTTGGCCGGCGTCACCGACATGGAGCAGGTGCGGCGCGTGTGCGTGCGATGA
- a CDS encoding 3',5'-cyclic-nucleotide phosphodiesterase codes for MKLKVLGCSGGIGGPEARTTAFLADDDILIDCGTGVGDLALEALAAVDHIFVTHSHMDHIAAIPLIVDAVGEMRGVPITVHAIPEVLRILRAHVFNWLIWPDFTAIPDRRRPFLRFQAIKVGEEVRLGTRTITALPALHSVPAVAYCLDSGNGQLVYTGDTTYSPELVAAINACRDLRHLIIETAFSDEQHGLALAARHMSPSMVAAFLDEIARTPEVHISHIKPGQGERVMAQIAAAGARLHATALRQGQVIEF; via the coding sequence ATGAAGCTGAAGGTGCTGGGCTGCAGCGGAGGCATTGGCGGACCCGAGGCCCGCACGACCGCCTTCCTCGCCGACGATGACATCCTGATCGACTGCGGCACCGGGGTTGGTGACCTGGCGCTGGAGGCGCTTGCGGCCGTCGATCACATCTTCGTCACGCACTCGCACATGGACCACATCGCGGCGATTCCGCTGATTGTCGATGCGGTCGGCGAAATGCGCGGCGTGCCGATCACCGTGCATGCGATCCCCGAAGTCCTGCGCATCCTGCGCGCCCATGTCTTCAACTGGCTGATCTGGCCCGATTTCACCGCCATTCCCGATCGGCGCAGACCCTTCCTGCGATTTCAGGCGATCAAGGTCGGCGAGGAGGTCAGGCTCGGTACGCGCACGATCACTGCGCTGCCGGCGCTGCACAGCGTGCCCGCGGTGGCCTATTGCCTCGACAGCGGGAACGGCCAGCTGGTGTATACGGGGGACACCACGTACTCGCCCGAACTGGTGGCGGCAATCAATGCCTGCCGCGACCTGCGCCACCTGATCATCGAAACCGCTTTTTCCGACGAGCAGCACGGACTCGCGCTCGCTGCACGCCATATGAGCCCGAGCATGGTGGCTGCGTTCCTCGACGAAATCGCGCGTACACCCGAAGTGCATATCAGCCATATCAAGCCGGGGCAGGGCGAGCGCGTCATGGCGCAGATCGCGGCCGCGGGGGCGCGTCTGCACGCGACCGCGTTACGACAGGGGCAGGTCATCGAGTTCTGA
- a CDS encoding FHA domain-containing protein: MPKLILSMDGLVLKEIALDKEKISIGRKPNNDIQIDNLAISGQHALITTILEDSFLEDQNSTNGSYVNGQPVKKCVLRNNDVIELGKYRLKFIADVKRRERGDRVEPSAALRSSAAGSFAEQRGDATQMLPPDVLASVTAEETDDNSRLGIVKVLTGPTAGRELRLAKAMTTLGKPGVQVAVITRRPQGYFIAHAEGGSFPQVNNRPIEAGAHALNDGDILEIAGVRMAFSLAD; this comes from the coding sequence ATGCCGAAGCTCATCCTCAGCATGGACGGTCTGGTGCTCAAGGAAATCGCCCTCGACAAGGAGAAGATCTCCATCGGACGAAAGCCCAACAACGACATCCAGATCGACAATCTCGCGATCAGCGGCCAGCACGCGCTGATCACGACCATCCTGGAGGACTCCTTCCTCGAGGATCAGAACAGCACGAACGGCAGCTATGTGAATGGCCAGCCGGTGAAGAAGTGCGTGTTGCGCAACAACGACGTGATCGAACTCGGCAAGTACCGGCTCAAGTTCATCGCCGACGTGAAGCGCCGCGAGCGCGGGGATCGGGTGGAGCCGTCGGCGGCACTGCGCTCCTCGGCCGCGGGTTCATTCGCCGAGCAGCGCGGCGATGCGACGCAGATGCTGCCGCCGGATGTGCTCGCGAGCGTGACGGCGGAAGAGACCGACGACAACTCCCGGCTCGGGATCGTCAAGGTCTTGACCGGGCCCACGGCGGGTCGCGAACTCCGGCTTGCGAAGGCGATGACCACGCTGGGCAAGCCGGGCGTGCAGGTCGCAGTGATCACGCGGCGCCCCCAGGGGTATTTCATCGCCCATGCCGAAGGCGGGAGCTTTCCGCAGGTGAACAACCGCCCGATCGAGGCGGGTGCGCATGCGCTCAACGACGGGGACATTCTCGAGATTGCCGGCGTGCGCATGGCGTTCTCGCTCGCCGACTGA
- a CDS encoding protein phosphatase 2C domain-containing protein, translating to MSAVSPLRFELCTRSDVGRVRKRNEDSLAVDERRGWAVLADGMGGYRGGDVASRMAVETTVQRLHGDLVAPDDGVPVRVAAVLEAAVHDANAAIRAEAGRDPNLFGMGSTLVVAVFLADCVLTVHVGDSRMYRLRGGLLERLTRDHTMLQELLDAGILAPEDVAHSQFRGLLTRGLGVASRVLPEPGTHSARPGDVFLLCSDGLTDMLDDGAIAAVLQPVEALATRPEEAADRLVALANAQGGRDNISVILMRMAA from the coding sequence ATGTCTGCCGTTTCGCCGCTTCGCTTCGAGTTGTGCACGCGCAGCGATGTCGGGCGGGTGCGCAAGCGCAACGAGGATTCGCTCGCGGTCGACGAGCGTCGCGGGTGGGCGGTGCTGGCGGACGGCATGGGCGGCTATCGCGGCGGCGACGTCGCATCGCGGATGGCCGTGGAGACAACCGTGCAGCGCCTGCATGGCGATCTGGTCGCCCCCGATGACGGTGTGCCGGTGCGCGTCGCGGCGGTGCTGGAGGCCGCTGTGCACGATGCCAATGCCGCCATCCGCGCCGAGGCGGGGCGCGACCCCAATCTCTTCGGCATGGGCTCGACGCTGGTGGTCGCGGTGTTTCTCGCCGATTGCGTGCTGACCGTGCATGTCGGCGATTCGCGCATGTACCGGCTGCGCGGCGGTCTGCTGGAGCGGCTGACGCGCGACCACACGATGCTGCAGGAGCTGCTGGACGCCGGCATCCTCGCGCCGGAGGACGTCGCGCACTCGCAATTCCGCGGCCTGCTGACCCGCGGCCTGGGTGTCGCGTCACGGGTGCTGCCCGAGCCGGGAACCCATTCCGCCCGGCCCGGTGACGTCTTCCTGTTGTGTTCCGACGGGCTCACCGACATGCTCGACGACGGCGCGATCGCGGCGGTGCTACAGCCGGTCGAAGCGCTGGCGACTCGTCCCGAAGAAGCCGCCGACCGTCTCGTGGCGCTGGCCAACGCGCAGGGCGGGCGCGACAATATTTCCGTGATTCTGATGCGCATGGCGGCATGA
- a CDS encoding ornithine cyclodeaminase family protein produces the protein MTIYLNEEEVGSLLDMPLVLDAVEQVMAAHGRGETVDFPRQRVRLPASMTHLLQGGVPELNLSGLKVYTSAGGRNRFWVHLFDATSGDPVAVLEADRLGMMRTGAAGGVATRWLARPDARVAGVFGSGWQAQGQVLALCAVRPIERVKVFARNPERLATFCAQMSRETGREVVPAASAEDTVRGSDVVVTITTSPKPLFDANWLEEGTHITAAGSNSLARQELSEAAVQRAAVICVDSREIAVREAGDLMPLLEKGRTQPGRWVELGEVIAGVRPGRTSPGQITLFESQGMAIQDIAVAARVVALARERGLGCELPY, from the coding sequence ATGACGATCTACCTGAATGAAGAAGAGGTCGGCAGCCTGCTGGACATGCCGCTGGTGCTGGATGCCGTGGAGCAGGTCATGGCGGCCCACGGGCGCGGCGAAACGGTGGACTTCCCGCGCCAGCGCGTGCGCCTGCCGGCGTCGATGACGCATCTGCTGCAGGGCGGCGTGCCGGAGCTGAATCTCAGCGGTCTCAAGGTTTACACGTCTGCGGGCGGGCGCAACCGCTTCTGGGTTCATCTGTTCGATGCGACCAGCGGCGATCCGGTCGCGGTGCTGGAAGCGGACCGCCTCGGCATGATGCGGACCGGCGCGGCCGGCGGCGTGGCGACGAGGTGGCTGGCGCGGCCCGATGCGCGCGTGGCCGGCGTGTTCGGGTCGGGCTGGCAGGCGCAGGGGCAAGTGCTTGCGTTGTGCGCCGTGCGGCCGATCGAGCGCGTCAAGGTGTTTGCGCGCAACCCGGAGCGGCTGGCGACTTTCTGCGCGCAGATGAGCCGCGAGACCGGGCGCGAGGTGGTGCCGGCGGCCAGCGCCGAGGACACCGTGCGCGGTTCGGACGTGGTCGTGACGATCACGACCTCGCCCAAGCCGCTCTTCGATGCGAACTGGCTCGAGGAGGGTACGCACATCACCGCGGCGGGATCCAACAGCCTGGCCCGTCAGGAACTGTCCGAAGCGGCGGTGCAGCGCGCGGCAGTCATCTGCGTCGATTCGCGCGAAATCGCCGTGCGCGAGGCGGGCGACCTGATGCCGCTGCTGGAGAAGGGGCGCACGCAGCCGGGGCGCTGGGTGGAACTGGGCGAAGTGATCGCGGGCGTGCGGCCCGGGCGCACTTCGCCCGGGCAGATCACGTTGTTCGAGTCGCAGGGCATGGCGATCCAGGACATCGCGGTCGCGGCGCGTGTCGTCGCCCTCGCGCGAGAACGCGGCCTCGGCTGCGAGTTGCCGTACTGA
- a CDS encoding TRAP transporter large permease subunit: MSAAIIFVILLVLMLTGMPISISLGLTVLTFLFTMTQVPIESVALKLFTGIEKFEIMAIPFFILAGNFLTHGGVARRMINFATSMVGHWYGGLGLGGVMACALFAAVSGSSPATVVAIGAILLPAMVKQGFPNKFGAGVITTSGALGILIPPSIVMVMYSVSTNTSVGALFMAGVVPGLMLALFLGFTTWYRARKFDYPRQPKASWIERLKAFKESAWGLFLIVVVMGGIYTGIFTPTEAAAMSAVYAFFVAVFVYKDLRMSDVPRVLLNSANMSAMLLYIITNAVLFSFLLTHENIPQEMADFMIGTGVGVIGFLIMANILMLIAGNFMEPSSIVLILAPILFPIAIKLGIDPVHFGIIMVVNMEVGMCHPPVGLNLYVASGITKMGITELTVAVWPWLVSMLIFLVIVTYVPWISLALPRALGMM, encoded by the coding sequence ATGAGCGCCGCAATCATCTTCGTCATCCTGCTGGTGCTGATGCTCACCGGCATGCCGATCTCGATCTCGCTGGGTCTGACGGTCCTGACCTTCCTGTTCACGATGACCCAGGTGCCGATCGAGTCGGTCGCGCTGAAGCTGTTCACCGGCATCGAGAAGTTCGAGATCATGGCGATCCCGTTCTTCATCCTCGCCGGTAACTTCCTCACCCACGGTGGGGTGGCGCGGCGGATGATCAACTTCGCCACCTCGATGGTCGGGCACTGGTATGGCGGCCTCGGTCTCGGCGGCGTGATGGCCTGCGCGCTGTTCGCTGCGGTGTCGGGATCCAGCCCCGCGACGGTGGTCGCGATCGGCGCGATCCTGCTGCCGGCGATGGTGAAGCAGGGCTTCCCGAACAAGTTCGGCGCCGGCGTCATCACCACCTCCGGTGCGCTCGGCATCCTGATCCCGCCGTCGATCGTGATGGTCATGTACTCGGTGTCGACCAACACTTCGGTGGGTGCGCTGTTCATGGCGGGCGTCGTGCCGGGCCTGATGCTGGCCCTGTTCCTCGGCTTCACCACCTGGTACCGCGCGCGCAAGTTCGACTACCCGCGTCAGCCGAAGGCGAGCTGGATCGAGCGGCTGAAGGCGTTCAAGGAGTCCGCGTGGGGCCTGTTCCTGATCGTCGTGGTGATGGGCGGTATCTATACCGGCATCTTCACGCCGACCGAAGCGGCCGCGATGAGCGCGGTGTATGCGTTCTTCGTCGCGGTGTTCGTGTACAAGGACCTGCGCATGTCGGACGTGCCCAGGGTGCTCTTGAACTCCGCGAACATGAGCGCAATGCTGCTCTACATCATCACCAACGCGGTGCTGTTCTCCTTCCTGCTGACGCACGAGAACATCCCGCAGGAGATGGCGGACTTCATGATCGGCACCGGCGTGGGCGTGATCGGCTTCCTGATCATGGCCAACATCTTGATGCTGATCGCGGGCAACTTCATGGAGCCGTCGTCGATCGTGCTGATCCTGGCGCCGATCCTGTTCCCGATCGCGATCAAGCTCGGCATTGACCCGGTGCACTTCGGTATCATCATGGTGGTGAACATGGAAGTCGGCATGTGCCACCCGCCGGTGGGCCTCAACCTCTACGTCGCCTCGGGCATCACCAAGATGGGCATCACCGAGCTGACGGTCGCCGTTTGGCCGTGGCTGGTGTCGATGCTGATCTTCCTCGTCATCGTTACCTACGTGCCGTGGATCTCGCTGGCGCTGCCGAGGGCGCTCGGCATGATGTAG
- a CDS encoding TRAP transporter small permease, producing the protein MLKVLDHIEEWLITFLMGAATLIIFVSVVHRYGSGLSIPGVQDWLLSLHFGWAQELTIIMFVWMAKFGAAYGVRTGIHVGVDVLINRLSDANRAKFVVIGLGAGALFTGIVGTLGLTFVLENGAHYQFLTWFGMDVGDLYEGPTTPDLEWPTWIVYSAIPLGSYLMCFRFLQVMVSFLRTGELPHHDHGHVDGIDEEHLPVDVNPYDMGDNLHPHDLKHKQMGEDRTNGQGGKQ; encoded by the coding sequence ATGCTTAAAGTGCTCGATCACATCGAGGAGTGGCTCATCACCTTCCTCATGGGCGCGGCCACGCTCATCATCTTCGTGTCCGTTGTCCATCGCTACGGCTCCGGCCTGTCCATTCCGGGCGTGCAGGACTGGCTGCTGTCCCTGCATTTCGGCTGGGCGCAGGAGCTCACCATCATCATGTTCGTGTGGATGGCGAAGTTCGGTGCCGCGTACGGCGTGCGCACCGGCATCCACGTCGGCGTCGATGTGCTCATCAACCGCCTGTCGGACGCCAATCGTGCCAAGTTCGTCGTCATCGGCCTCGGTGCCGGGGCGCTGTTCACCGGCATCGTCGGTACGCTGGGCCTGACCTTCGTGCTCGAGAACGGCGCGCATTACCAGTTCCTGACCTGGTTCGGCATGGATGTCGGCGACCTGTATGAAGGCCCGACGACGCCCGACCTCGAATGGCCGACCTGGATCGTGTATTCGGCGATTCCGCTCGGCTCCTACCTGATGTGCTTCCGCTTCCTGCAGGTGATGGTGTCCTTCCTCCGCACTGGCGAACTGCCGCACCATGACCACGGCCATGTGGACGGCATCGACGAGGAACACCTGCCGGTGGATGTGAACCCCTACGACATGGGCGACAACCTGCATCCGCACGACCTCAAGCACAAGCAGATGGGCGAGGACCGTACGAACGGCCAGGGAGGCAAGCAATGA
- a CDS encoding TRAP transporter substrate-binding protein — protein sequence MKIRALFIGLVAMGLSAAAVAADPVVIKFSHVVANDTPKGKAADKFKELAEKYTKGAVKVEVYPNSTLYKDKEEMEALQLGAVQMLAPSLAKFGPLGVKEFEVFDLPYIFDGYDDLHKVTMGPVGKQLLGKLEGRGIKGLAFWDNGFKSLSANTPIKAPEDVKGKKLRVQSSKVLEEQMRTLGAIPQVMAFSEVYQALQTGVVDGTENPHSNLYTQKMHEVQKHMILTDHGYLGYAVITNKKFWDGLPAELRGQLEQAMKESTEFANKIAREENDKALEAVRASGKTAIYKPTDAEKMAFKKALVPVHKKMESRIGAETIQSIYKDTGFDPSKL from the coding sequence ATGAAGATCCGCGCCCTTTTCATCGGTCTTGTCGCCATGGGGCTTTCCGCTGCCGCGGTCGCCGCCGATCCCGTAGTCATCAAGTTCAGCCACGTCGTTGCCAACGATACGCCCAAGGGCAAGGCTGCAGACAAGTTCAAGGAACTCGCAGAGAAGTACACCAAGGGTGCCGTCAAGGTCGAAGTCTACCCGAACAGCACGCTGTACAAGGACAAGGAAGAAATGGAGGCGCTGCAGCTGGGCGCCGTGCAGATGCTCGCTCCCTCGCTGGCGAAGTTCGGCCCGCTGGGCGTGAAGGAGTTCGAGGTCTTCGATCTGCCGTACATCTTTGACGGCTACGACGATCTGCACAAGGTGACGATGGGCCCGGTCGGCAAGCAGCTCCTCGGCAAGCTCGAAGGGCGCGGCATCAAGGGCCTGGCGTTCTGGGACAACGGCTTCAAGTCGCTGTCGGCGAACACGCCGATCAAGGCGCCCGAGGACGTGAAGGGCAAGAAGCTGCGCGTGCAGTCGTCCAAGGTGCTCGAGGAGCAGATGCGCACGCTGGGCGCGATCCCGCAGGTGATGGCCTTCTCCGAGGTGTACCAGGCGCTGCAGACGGGTGTCGTGGATGGCACCGAGAATCCGCATTCGAACCTCTACACGCAGAAGATGCATGAGGTGCAGAAGCACATGATCCTGACCGACCACGGTTACCTGGGTTATGCGGTGATCACCAACAAGAAGTTCTGGGACGGCCTGCCGGCCGAGCTGCGTGGCCAGCTTGAGCAGGCGATGAAGGAGTCGACCGAGTTCGCGAACAAGATCGCGCGCGAGGAGAACGACAAGGCCCTCGAGGCAGTGCGCGCGTCGGGTAAGACCGCGATCTACAAGCCGACCGACGCCGAGAAGATGGCGTTCAAGAAGGCGCTCGTGCCGGTGCACAAGAAGATGGAATCGCGCATTGGCGCCGAGACCATCCAGTCCATCTACAAGGACACGGGGTTCGACCCGTCGAAGCTGTAA